A single Brooklawnia cerclae DNA region contains:
- a CDS encoding response regulator transcription factor, whose product MTIRLVLADDQQMVRVGFRMVLDAQSDMTVVSEAGTGHEALAAVREHDPDVVLMDIRMPDMDGIEATRRVVASGARARVLVLTTFDLDDYVFAALQAGASGFLLKDAGPADLLSAIRAVHSGNAVVAPSVTRRLLERFLPSMPDESVPATDARERLGLLSDREQEVLGLVARGLTNQEIAERLFVAEATVKTHVSHILTKLDLRDRVHMVVFAYDAALVRPAG is encoded by the coding sequence GTGACGATCAGGCTCGTGCTGGCCGATGACCAGCAGATGGTGCGCGTCGGGTTCCGCATGGTGCTGGACGCCCAGTCCGACATGACTGTGGTCAGCGAGGCGGGCACGGGGCACGAGGCGCTCGCGGCGGTGCGGGAGCACGACCCGGACGTGGTGCTCATGGACATCCGCATGCCCGACATGGACGGCATCGAGGCCACCCGGCGTGTCGTCGCGTCCGGTGCGCGGGCACGGGTGCTCGTCCTCACGACCTTCGACCTGGACGACTACGTGTTCGCCGCGCTGCAGGCGGGAGCCTCGGGGTTCCTGCTGAAGGACGCGGGCCCGGCCGACCTGCTGTCGGCGATCCGGGCCGTGCATTCCGGCAACGCGGTCGTGGCCCCCAGCGTCACCCGTCGGCTGCTGGAACGTTTCCTGCCCAGCATGCCGGACGAGTCGGTCCCGGCAACGGATGCCCGGGAGCGTCTCGGCCTGCTGAGCGATCGCGAGCAGGAGGTGCTCGGCCTGGTGGCACGGGGTCTGACCAACCAGGAGATCGCCGAGCGGCTGTTCGTCGCCGAGGCGACCGTGAAGACCCACGTCAGCCACATCCTCACCAAGCTCGACCTGCGCGACCGCGTCCACATGGTCGTCTTCGCCTACGACGCGGCCCTCGTGCGCCCGGCGGGGTGA
- a CDS encoding sensor histidine kinase → MTFSRIGAFMAAHPWVADLGLVLLLLPFVVGFQTSLANATQSEGWYVAWGVAYVVPLLWRRTNPDLAGLLLIVPHIVQLVVIDEFVIGNFVVLPIIHAVAKSSRHPNLWLAAGLVSSVLGGLDVVFGPQGFRGDPGDLRSALTLAGVDAAACALLVIVAWVFGRIDHHRQLAERSEGERAAVVERAQLQQRELAIQQERSRIARDMHDIVAHSLSLIVVQADGAGYLIDRPGDPEERLEAASRTLGVIRTTAHNALDETRRIVGVLRTDGESAELAPTVGLDDIAALVRNVRDAGLPVGFEVVGRPDDHAPLGAGAGTAAYRVVQEALTNVIKHAGPGAHATVQLRHTPAGLHIHVTDDGRGHDPVDGLGHGLIGMRERMAAFRGTLVARERAAGGFEVIADLPASEVGIAVDEEDNG, encoded by the coding sequence ATGACGTTCAGCAGGATCGGTGCCTTCATGGCCGCGCACCCCTGGGTGGCCGACCTCGGCCTGGTCCTGCTGCTTCTCCCGTTCGTCGTGGGCTTCCAGACCTCCCTGGCGAACGCTACCCAGTCCGAGGGGTGGTACGTCGCGTGGGGCGTCGCCTACGTCGTGCCGCTCCTGTGGCGCCGGACCAACCCCGACCTCGCCGGGCTGCTCCTGATCGTTCCCCACATCGTCCAGCTCGTCGTCATCGACGAGTTCGTGATCGGCAACTTCGTCGTCCTGCCGATCATCCACGCGGTGGCCAAGTCGTCGCGGCATCCCAACCTGTGGCTGGCCGCCGGTCTGGTCTCGTCCGTGCTCGGCGGCCTGGACGTCGTGTTCGGCCCACAGGGTTTCCGCGGCGATCCGGGCGATCTGAGGAGCGCCCTGACACTGGCAGGAGTGGACGCGGCGGCCTGCGCGCTGCTGGTGATCGTGGCCTGGGTGTTCGGGCGCATCGACCACCACCGGCAACTCGCCGAGCGGAGCGAGGGGGAACGGGCGGCGGTCGTCGAGCGGGCACAGCTTCAGCAGCGCGAACTGGCGATCCAGCAGGAACGCTCCCGCATCGCGCGCGACATGCACGACATCGTCGCCCACTCGCTCTCGTTGATCGTCGTCCAGGCGGACGGGGCCGGCTATCTCATCGACCGCCCGGGTGACCCCGAGGAGCGGCTGGAGGCCGCGAGCCGAACCCTCGGGGTGATCCGGACGACCGCGCACAACGCGCTGGACGAGACACGCCGCATCGTGGGAGTGCTGCGCACCGACGGCGAGAGCGCGGAACTCGCCCCGACGGTCGGGCTGGACGACATCGCGGCCCTCGTCCGCAACGTACGGGACGCGGGGCTGCCGGTGGGGTTCGAGGTCGTGGGCCGGCCGGACGACCACGCTCCGCTCGGCGCGGGTGCCGGGACCGCCGCATACCGCGTGGTCCAGGAGGCTCTGACGAACGTCATCAAGCACGCCGGCCCGGGGGCGCACGCCACCGTGCAGTTGCGGCACACCCCCGCGGGTCTGCACATCCACGTCACCGACGACGGACGGGGCCATGATCCCGTCGACGGCCTGGGACACGGGTTGATCGGCATGCGCGAGCGCATGGCGGCGTTCCGTGGCACGCTGGTGGCCCGGGAGCGCGCGGCGGGCGGGTTCGAGGTGATCGCCGACCTGCCTGCGAGCGAGGTGGGCATCGCGGTCGACGAGGAGGACAACGGGTGA